The genomic stretch GTGCAAGCACACTGGCTCCCCATAACATGACCATCCATAACAGCCGTCGCCATAGCGATGGCGCGTTTGTCCCCGCCATCAGTGGTATCCCTCCTCAGGCCTTACTTTTCCCCGGAAAACGTAGTAACTCCAGAAGGTATACCCCAGAATAACCGGGATAATCAGCAAGGCACCAAACAGCATAAATCCCTGGCTCTGCGGTGGCGCAGCGGCGTCCCACAGGGTCAATCGCGGTGGAATGATCATCGGCCACAGGCTGATACCCAGCCCGGTAAAGCCCAGGAAGATAAGCCCCAGCGTCAACAGGAAAGGCGCGTAATGCGCCTGGCGGCGAACACTACGCACAATACCTGCCGCACACAGCACCACCAGAATCGGAACCGGCAGGAACCAAAACAGATTGGGCAGCGAAAACCAGCGCTGCCCAATGACGGGGTGAGCCAGCGGCGTCCACACGCTGATGACGCCAATGACCACCAACAACAACGCCACCAGCGACGGTGCCAGCGCCGACATACGGCTATGCAGCGACTGTCCGGTTTTCATGATAAGCCAGGTACAGCCCAGCAGCGCATACGCCACCACCAGCCCAACACCGCAAAACAGCGAAAACGGTGTCAGCCAGCCGAATACCGGGCCGGAGAAATGGCGATCGGTCACCTCAAAACCATTGAGCACCGCCCCGACGGTCACCCCCTGAAAAAAGGTCGCCACCACCGATCCCCACAGGAAGGCACGGTCCCAAAACGGACGGTGTGACGGCGTCGCTTTGAAGCGAAACTCGAAGGCCACACCGCGAAAAATCAGCCCCACCAGCATCAACGTCAGCGGGATGGTCAGCGCATCGACGATCACCGCGTAAGCCAGCGGAAAGGCACCAAACAACCCGGCCCCGCCGAGCACCAGCCAGGTTTCGTTGCCATCCCACACCGGGGCGACGGTATTCACCATCACATCCCGGTCGGCCGGGTGCTGATGAGTCAGAAATAAAATGCCAATACCCAGATCAAAACCGTCCATCACGATATACATCAGGGTGGCGAAAATAATGATGGTGAACCAGACAACAGAAAGCTCAATACCCATGTTATTTCCCCTCTCCCAACACGTCCTGCGCCGCCGATAACGGTCGCGCTGGTGTCTGCGCCAGTCCCGGTTCGCCGTTGGGCGCACCCTCCCCCTCACCCGGTCGCGGTCCTTTTTTAATCAAGCGCACCAGATAGGCATACCCCACGCCAAATACCGACAGGTACACCGCAATAAATAGCAGCAAACTCACGCTCATCTGTAGGTCACCGTGTGCCGATACCGCCTCACGGGTGCGTTGCAGGCCG from Dickeya zeae NCPPB 2538 encodes the following:
- the cydB gene encoding cytochrome d ubiquinol oxidase subunit II, whose translation is MGIELSVVWFTIIIFATLMYIVMDGFDLGIGILFLTHQHPADRDVMVNTVAPVWDGNETWLVLGGAGLFGAFPLAYAVIVDALTIPLTLMLVGLIFRGVAFEFRFKATPSHRPFWDRAFLWGSVVATFFQGVTVGAVLNGFEVTDRHFSGPVFGWLTPFSLFCGVGLVVAYALLGCTWLIMKTGQSLHSRMSALAPSLVALLLVVIGVISVWTPLAHPVIGQRWFSLPNLFWFLPVPILVVLCAAGIVRSVRRQAHYAPFLLTLGLIFLGFTGLGISLWPMIIPPRLTLWDAAAPPQSQGFMLFGALLIIPVILGYTFWSYYVFRGKVRPEEGYH
- a CDS encoding DUF2474 domain-containing protein is translated as MAGTNAPSLWRRLLWMVMLWGASVLALGVVATVFRLLMTAAGLKTH